TGAGCGAAGAGCAAAGCAGGCTTCCCATAGTGTGAAGACCATCGTGGAAGAATAGAACCCTAACACTGAATTGGCTTTGGGCGCTGATAACAGACAAAAGGTAGGAAACCCTTGGAGTGATTGGAGGctgttttcctcatgattaatTGTCCCTGCACTTTCTCCAAATACCATTTCTCTGCAACTCTGGCAAGGGTTGTGTTGCATTTTTCAGTGGATCCATATTGCAAATTACATTTGATACAACTTGATTTGGGGACAACTTCAGACATAGTCGAGGGTAGAGTGGGGGATAATATTCTCACGCCcctaaacacatatacacacattcaaaTATGCCAGGAGTAGAGGGAGATTCTGAAATTCACACTCTACTACTGCTGATTCACCAAGCAGGTGTTTAACTCACAAGTAAGGTAAGATTAAGTAAGGAAGGCTGTCTTGGAATATGTATTACTGATTCCTTGCATTTTCAAACTGTTTCTGAATGAAATGATGGATTGGAACACAACCCTCCTGGCTGTTTAGGAGGGGATATGGCATATGGTGTGGAATCAGACCGTCCCGCAATTCGTATGTCAAAGAGCTTCAATTTTGCCCCATGGATCGCAGGTACTAACAACAATCGCTTTGCCAATATTCTCTCCTCTCACCCACTTTGGGGTACTTAGGCAATCTTTTGGTTCCACTATCCATCCAATTGCTCCACTGACAGGGTTCCCGTGGAGACTCTAGAGAATTTGGACACGTGAGTGTGTACAGGGTTCTACTGAGGCAGGAAATCTTCACAATGGCTCAGTGATAACGGAAGGGTGTATGGCCCTAGCATTTCTGAGAAGGGAGACGGTCTTCTGAGACAATCTCGAGTTTTCTCAAGGCTCTTTCAGGGCAAAGTGGAACAACAATCTGCAAGAGTGGGTGGGCATCCCAAGGAGTTTCATGCTCAATTTGGATGCTGAGGAGGTCTGCCTAAAAGGCCTCAGAAGGAAGTCCGAGGGTGAATCAGAATACAGCCTTAGGCAGGAAGGCAAAATAATGCTCTAGACTTCTTTTTTGGAGATAATTACTCAATTATAGAAGGTGAGGTGTGGACACAGGGGGGGAAAACATGcaacaggaaaggagaaagggtggAGGGAAAGATTAGTCACATGTCCGGGGAGGctgaggaagaaggaagtcaTGTCGGGTCAAAGAGGACTAAAGAATCCAAGAGATCCCTAAGATAGAGTTCACACTGCTGCACCTTTCATCATAAAAGGTTAaaattatatcatatttattttatttatatttctttatatgtaaaaattGTCTAATTATaattcagaacattttcaaaataatagtgATTCAGACCCTTTCCCGACTGCTTCTTCTGTCAGTGACCAGCTGGATTCTGCTGACGGAATGCTTACACTTAGCCTCAACCAAATCTACTTAAGGCTGGAAACACTCGTTGTCTCTAGGCTCAACATTCTGCCCAGTGCCGAATAACAAGGTAAAACAGAAACAGTTTTAGATTCAGCCTCTTTGCGATCACTAACCTATCTGTGCACATGTTGGGAATCATTACCCTCTTAAAATGCTCCATATTAGCACTCGGAGACATACAGAGATCTATGACCATCGACTCTCTAcggaaggagaaaacaaagataaatgcaACGAATGTACAATTAAATCCAAACAGTTGGCATCTAGCTACAAATATGCCACATTATAGACACAaccctcttatttttaaaaagagagaaataatctcAGCTGCCATACAAATTCCTCGGCTTCTCATCTACGTTGTCAAGAATTGAGCcaataaacattacaattaatTTGACAAAAGTAGAGCTTTCAATGCtagttattaaatatattaacatgTGTGTGAGGAAACACAATATAATACAAAGCTGAGGGAATGTGTCCAATATATGTCAGAGGTGTATGGGATTACATCAAATGCAGAATATCAAAGAAGTTGTAGAACCTCTAGCATTTATGTTGTTGAGATAGTGGTCTTGGCACAAAGGAATGGGCAAAATCTCACCTCCACCCGCACCGAGCCTGCATGAAGACTCTGTTTGTCCATACGATCCACATACTGTAATGAATCAATATTAATCCAGAGGGTCCTAGAGTATCCGATCTTCCTTCTCCTCAGAGCACAGGGAAGGGAgcctgttctttatttcttttcgtaTACAGGACCTAAATGTCTCCTCCAAGAGGAGTTCATGACTTTGGGCTTCCTTACGATTATAAGCCATTGTCTACATTTGGTCCCCAATTACTAACAAACCAACTATGAATCTTCACCCATTGGATATTTACAGACAATATTTGTGTGGAAGCTGCTTTGTCAGACCTTGACTCTGTCTGTCTATTAGCTACTTGGTAATTGTGTTATGTTCAGAGTCTGATCCAAATCTGGCCGACCTCAAACACCTGAATTTCCTTTATCTAGACATTAATTACAATATTTATCTTCTTATGATATTACCAGCCAATAAAGTCTGCTAAAACAATAAGCCACAAAGAGTCTTCTGTCACCCACCAAGCGATAAGTAATTGCACCCCTAATAAAGGTATAACAAATGAACTAAAAATTAGGAAATCCCGTGACCTACATACACATGGTGTTTTGCCACACAAATTGAAGAAGCAACTGGTCATCGTAACTCCCTGATCATCTGTCTTATTCACACCACAACCTTCCAAGAATACCGGAGAGTTGAATATTTACTTGTTGTTTCTTTCACGTTTCAGACTTGCCACAATGAAGGCCAACCAGACAGTCCTGAAAGAATTCATTCTTGTGGGCTTCTCCTCGTACCCACACGTGCGGACATTCCTCTTCGTGCTCTTTTTTGGCCTCTACCTTCTCACCCTCACAGGTAACCTGGCCATCCTGGGTCTCACTTGGGCGGACAGATCTCTCCACACCCCTATGTACCTCTTCCTCCATGCCCTCTCTTTCTCCGAGACCTGCTACACGCTGACCATCATCCCCAAGATGCTGGCAGACCTGCTCACTGAGAAGAGAAGCATTTCAGTCCCGGGGTGTGGCTTGCAGATGTATTTCTTCCTGGGACTTGGTGGCACTCACTGCATCATCCTCACGCTGATGGGATACGATCGCTTTCTGGCCATCTGCCACCCTCTCCGATACCCACTGCTGATGACCAATGTGGTGTGTGGGCAGCTGGTGGTCTCTGCTTGGGCTGGAGGCTTCCTTATCTCTGTGACAGAGACTGCACTGATATTCGGGGGCTCCTTCTGCAACCCCAACCTCATCCACCATTTCTTCTGCCACATGCAGGCCGTGGTGAGGCTGTCCTGTCTAGACAGCGACCTCACCGAACTCGTTGTAACAATGGTCTCGGTGTCAGCCTTGACGGGTACCTTCCTGCTCATTATCATCACTTACGTTTTCATTCTGTCCACTGTCTTCAGGATCCCTTCAGCCGAGGGCAAGCAGAAGGCCTTTTCTACTTGCGCCTCTCATCTCACTGTGGTCATCGTCCACTTTGGCTTCGCGGCTATTGTCTATCTGAAGCCAGAAGACTCGGGAGGAGATGACACACTCATCGCTGTCCCTTACACCGTCATCACCCCTTTCCTCAGCCCCCTCATTTTCAGCCTCAGGAATAGAGACATGAAGAATGCGTTCAGAAAGCTGCTGGCAAAGAGGAGTTTCTGGAATACATAATCCCGGATTGTAGGTGCATGGTTGTCTGGTCCCTGATGTCAGCAGGCATTTATCGTGTGACGTCAGGAGAAGCCTTTGCCATTGACCTATTACCAGAGGTTGGCACATGGAAAACCAGACACAGTCTGGGAGCTAAACCATCACAAACACTTACTTACTTGTTAAGAAAGTTGTTCAATTACTTCTGCTTCTACTGGCTGTTCCTCAAGATAGTAGCTGTCTACCAGTCGGCCACTGGGCGTCCTGCACAATTAATGGGCATTGGAGGAACAAGATTGTGGAAGGCAAAAACAACCCCTGTGGCCATAACACTAAGAGATGcttaaaaatatctaaagatgcagggacaactgg
This genomic interval from Prionailurus viverrinus isolate Anna chromosome F1, UM_Priviv_1.0, whole genome shotgun sequence contains the following:
- the LOC125155086 gene encoding olfactory receptor 10X1-like; the protein is MKANQTVLKEFILVGFSSYPHVRTFLFVLFFGLYLLTLTGNLAILGLTWADRSLHTPMYLFLHALSFSETCYTLTIIPKMLADLLTEKRSISVPGCGLQMYFFLGLGGTHCIILTLMGYDRFLAICHPLRYPLLMTNVVCGQLVVSAWAGGFLISVTETALIFGGSFCNPNLIHHFFCHMQAVVRLSCLDSDLTELVVTMVSVSALTGTFLLIIITYVFILSTVFRIPSAEGKQKAFSTCASHLTVVIVHFGFAAIVYLKPEDSGGDDTLIAVPYTVITPFLSPLIFSLRNRDMKNAFRKLLAKRSFWNT